Proteins encoded in a region of the Streptomyces sp. NBC_00513 genome:
- a CDS encoding FadR/GntR family transcriptional regulator yields MPLRSTPRATLVDQVITQLETLIADGEWPVGTRIPAEPVLIEQLGVGRNTVREAVRALVHTGLLEPLRGDGTYVRARSDFGAAVQRRLRRSGELEAYEVRSALERDAVRHAALRRTPEDVAALREAMAERTRGWESGDTEAFVDADLAFHRAVVAAAHNSVLTDLYEHFASALRAGVHSVVNAPVPDSVRHQLDAHQAIADAIEARDPDAAEAAVSAHLAEGVAALTGRRPDARPHTQHTSGAPRE; encoded by the coding sequence ATGCCATTGCGCAGCACCCCCCGCGCCACCCTCGTCGACCAGGTCATCACCCAGCTGGAGACCCTGATCGCCGACGGCGAGTGGCCGGTCGGGACCCGGATCCCCGCCGAGCCCGTACTGATCGAACAGCTCGGCGTCGGCCGCAACACCGTCCGAGAGGCCGTCCGCGCCCTCGTCCACACCGGACTCCTCGAACCCCTGCGCGGCGACGGCACCTACGTCCGTGCCCGCAGCGACTTCGGAGCGGCCGTCCAGCGCCGCCTGCGCCGCTCCGGCGAACTGGAGGCCTACGAGGTCCGCTCCGCGCTGGAGCGGGACGCCGTCCGCCACGCCGCGCTCCGACGCACCCCCGAGGACGTCGCCGCCCTGCGCGAAGCCATGGCGGAGCGCACCCGGGGCTGGGAGAGCGGTGACACGGAGGCCTTCGTCGACGCGGACCTCGCCTTCCACCGCGCGGTCGTCGCCGCCGCCCACAACAGCGTGCTGACCGACCTCTACGAGCATTTCGCGAGCGCGCTGCGGGCCGGCGTCCACTCCGTCGTCAACGCCCCGGTACCCGATTCCGTACGCCACCAGCTCGATGCGCACCAGGCGATTGCCGACGCCATCGAGGCCCGGGACCCCGACGCCGCGGAGGCGGCGGTCTCCGCCCACCTCGCCGAAGGCGTGGCCGCCCTGACCGGGCGCCGGCCGGACGCGCGGCCGCACACGCAGCACACTTCAGGAGCACCACGTGAGTAA
- a CDS encoding amino acid permease translates to MSDRTLAEAPATAPSPHVDAGDEGYSKDLKSRHINMIAIGGAIGTGLFLGAGGRLAGAGPSLAIAYAVCGVFAFFVVRALGELVLYRPSSGAFVSYAREFMGEKGAYTAGWLYFLNWSTTTVADITAAATYAHFWAMFTDVPQWVLAFVALAVVLTANLISVKYFGEMEFWFSLVKVAALTIFLLVGIYLVATSHEIDGHTPGLSSITDNGGLFPVGMLPMLLVIQGVVFAYASVELCGVAAGETENPEKIMPKAINSIMWRVGIFYVGSVVLLALLLPYTSYSEGQSPFVTVFDKLGIPGAAGIMNLVVLTAALSSLNSGLYSTGRILRSMAMSGSAPKFTGVMNKGKVPYGGVLFTAAFGVAGVGLNYFMPKDAFEIVLNFASLGILGTWAMVMLCSLHFWRRARQGRVERPAYRLPWAPYTQIVTLVFLATVLVLMWSDGGVGRTTVMFVPVIGAALVGGWFLVRRRVAEIAAARG, encoded by the coding sequence ATGAGTGACCGCACCTTGGCCGAGGCTCCCGCCACGGCGCCCTCCCCGCATGTCGACGCCGGTGACGAGGGCTACAGCAAGGACCTCAAGTCCCGCCACATCAACATGATCGCCATCGGCGGGGCGATAGGCACCGGCCTGTTCCTCGGTGCGGGTGGCCGGCTCGCAGGCGCCGGGCCCTCCCTGGCCATCGCCTACGCGGTGTGCGGCGTCTTCGCCTTCTTCGTGGTGCGCGCCCTCGGTGAGCTCGTCCTGTACCGCCCCTCCTCCGGCGCCTTCGTCTCGTACGCACGCGAGTTCATGGGGGAGAAGGGCGCCTACACCGCGGGCTGGCTCTACTTCCTCAACTGGTCCACGACCACCGTCGCCGACATCACCGCCGCCGCGACGTACGCGCACTTCTGGGCGATGTTCACCGACGTCCCCCAGTGGGTCCTCGCCTTCGTCGCCCTCGCCGTCGTCCTCACCGCGAACCTGATCTCGGTGAAGTACTTCGGCGAGATGGAGTTCTGGTTCTCCCTGGTCAAGGTCGCCGCCCTGACGATCTTCCTGCTCGTCGGCATCTACCTCGTCGCCACCAGCCACGAGATCGACGGCCACACCCCCGGCCTGTCCTCGATCACCGACAACGGCGGCCTGTTCCCCGTCGGCATGCTCCCGATGCTCCTGGTGATCCAGGGCGTCGTCTTCGCGTACGCCTCCGTCGAGCTGTGCGGCGTCGCCGCCGGCGAGACCGAGAACCCCGAGAAGATCATGCCGAAGGCGATCAACTCCATCATGTGGCGCGTGGGCATCTTCTACGTCGGCTCGGTCGTCCTGCTCGCCCTGCTGCTCCCCTACACCTCGTACTCCGAGGGGCAGAGCCCCTTCGTCACGGTCTTCGACAAGCTCGGCATCCCGGGCGCCGCGGGCATCATGAACCTGGTCGTGCTGACCGCCGCCCTGTCCAGCCTGAACTCCGGCCTCTACTCCACCGGCCGGATCCTGCGCTCGATGGCGATGTCCGGCTCCGCGCCCAAGTTCACCGGCGTCATGAACAAGGGCAAGGTCCCCTACGGCGGCGTCCTGTTCACCGCGGCCTTCGGTGTCGCGGGCGTGGGCCTGAACTACTTCATGCCCAAGGACGCCTTCGAGATCGTCCTGAACTTCGCCTCGCTCGGCATCCTGGGCACCTGGGCCATGGTCATGCTCTGCTCGCTGCACTTCTGGCGCCGCGCCCGACAGGGCCGCGTGGAGCGCCCCGCCTACCGACTGCCCTGGGCCCCCTACACCCAGATCGTCACCCTGGTCTTCCTCGCCACCGTCCTGGTCCTGATGTGGTCCGACGGCGGCGTGGGCCGCACCACGGTCATGTTCGTGCCCGTGATCGGCGCGGCCCTGGTCGGCGGCTGGTTCCTGGTCCGCCGCCGCGTGGCGGAGATCGCCGCCGCCCGCGGCTGA
- a CDS encoding APC family permease — protein MATGRSATLTDPAEIRTYKGQDRALRAGRLGTAGLLLSVLAASAPLMVVAGVMPTIFGVMGIVGQPLLFVVLGAVLALFGIGYAEMSRHVHNAGAFYAYIARGLGPTAGASASFVALIAYSAMQVGVFGILGFEISGLFATYLDIELAWWIPALIAVAATGALGWLKIDLNAKVLGVLLLIECALVVVFDVAALGKPGPEGLSLHAFNPETLTGAGLGTALCFCIAAFVGFEQSPVYAEETSRPHIVVSRVMFLAVGFVALFFAFSAWALTVATGPADVVKTAADAGPGLLFELTESRLGTGFTDVLHVLFVTGMFAAMLSFHNVVARYAFAMGREGLLPAAFGRTNAGTGAPGTGSLLQTGIAAIVVLAFAVTDDGPAGDPTAPVLHLFTWMGSVGALGVTLLMAAASFAVIAFFVRRGTAGAQVWRLVAAGAAGLALLFIAVYTVKDFGVLVGAEDGSVLSRALPGIIGLAAAGGLAHGLVLKSRRPDAHARIGLGNEAFRLDQAADPTPGD, from the coding sequence ATGGCGACGGGTAGATCCGCCACGCTCACCGACCCCGCCGAGATACGCACGTACAAGGGGCAGGACCGGGCCCTGCGCGCCGGCCGCCTCGGCACCGCCGGCCTGCTGCTCTCCGTGCTCGCCGCCAGCGCCCCCCTGATGGTGGTCGCCGGCGTGATGCCGACCATCTTCGGCGTCATGGGCATCGTCGGCCAGCCGCTGCTGTTCGTCGTGCTGGGCGCGGTCCTCGCGCTGTTCGGCATCGGCTACGCCGAGATGAGCCGGCACGTCCACAACGCCGGCGCCTTCTACGCCTACATCGCGCGCGGCCTCGGCCCCACCGCCGGCGCCTCCGCCTCCTTCGTCGCCCTCATCGCCTACAGCGCGATGCAGGTCGGCGTCTTCGGCATCCTCGGCTTCGAGATCTCCGGCCTCTTCGCCACCTACCTCGACATCGAACTCGCCTGGTGGATACCGGCCCTGATCGCGGTCGCGGCCACCGGCGCGCTCGGCTGGCTCAAGATCGACCTCAACGCCAAGGTGCTCGGTGTCCTGCTCCTCATCGAATGCGCGCTCGTCGTCGTCTTCGACGTCGCCGCCCTCGGCAAGCCGGGCCCCGAAGGCCTCTCGCTGCACGCCTTCAACCCCGAGACCCTCACGGGCGCCGGCCTCGGCACCGCCCTCTGCTTCTGCATCGCCGCCTTCGTCGGCTTCGAGCAGTCCCCGGTCTACGCCGAGGAGACCAGCAGGCCCCACATCGTCGTCTCCCGGGTGATGTTCCTCGCCGTCGGATTCGTCGCGCTGTTCTTCGCGTTCAGCGCGTGGGCGCTCACCGTCGCCACCGGACCCGCCGACGTCGTCAAGACCGCCGCCGACGCCGGCCCCGGCCTGCTCTTCGAGCTCACCGAGAGCCGCCTGGGCACCGGCTTCACCGACGTCCTGCACGTCCTCTTCGTCACCGGCATGTTCGCGGCGATGCTCAGCTTCCACAACGTGGTCGCCCGCTACGCCTTCGCCATGGGCCGCGAGGGCCTCCTCCCGGCCGCCTTCGGCCGTACCAACGCCGGCACCGGCGCCCCCGGCACCGGCTCGCTCCTGCAGACCGGCATCGCCGCGATCGTGGTCCTCGCCTTCGCCGTCACCGACGACGGACCGGCCGGCGACCCCACGGCCCCCGTGCTGCACCTGTTCACCTGGATGGGCAGCGTGGGCGCCCTCGGTGTGACACTCCTCATGGCCGCGGCCTCCTTCGCCGTGATCGCCTTCTTCGTCCGCCGCGGCACCGCCGGCGCCCAGGTCTGGCGGCTCGTCGCGGCCGGCGCGGCCGGTCTGGCGCTCCTCTTCATCGCCGTCTACACCGTCAAGGACTTCGGTGTCCTCGTCGGCGCCGAGGACGGCTCCGTGCTCAGCCGGGCGCTGCCCGGCATCATCGGACTGGCCGCCGCGGGCGGCCTCGCGCACGGGCTGGTGCTCAAGTCCCGCCGCCCCGACGCGCACGCCCGGATCGGTCTCGGCAACGAGGCGTTCCGGCTCGACCAGGCCGCGGACCCCACCCCCGGGGACTGA
- a CDS encoding ASCH domain-containing protein → MTTYDDLPPCLLGFPGPLRDSLVAAVLSGAKTTTTGLLPEYEAEGEPLPVPGDRSVLVDSLERPVALLEVTEVRVVALAEVDLGHALDEGEGYATVAEWRSSHEGFWHSAPIREAIGDPGFTVDDDTRVVLERFRVLELLPSA, encoded by the coding sequence ATGACGACGTACGACGATCTCCCTCCCTGCCTCCTGGGCTTCCCGGGGCCGCTGCGGGACAGCCTGGTGGCCGCGGTCCTCAGCGGGGCGAAGACCACGACCACCGGGCTGCTGCCCGAGTACGAGGCCGAAGGGGAGCCCTTGCCGGTGCCGGGCGACCGCTCGGTGTTGGTGGATTCGCTGGAGCGCCCGGTCGCGCTGTTGGAGGTGACCGAGGTGCGGGTGGTGGCGCTCGCCGAGGTGGACCTGGGGCACGCGCTGGACGAGGGCGAGGGGTACGCGACGGTGGCCGAATGGCGCTCCTCGCACGAGGGGTTCTGGCACAGCGCGCCGATCCGGGAGGCGATCGGCGACCCGGGGTTCACGGTGGACGACGACACCCGTGTGGTGCTGGAGCGGTTCCGGGTGCTGGAGTTGTTGCCGTCCGCCTGA
- a CDS encoding FAD-binding dehydrogenase, with protein sequence MTYDADVIVIGAGLAGLVATAELVDAGRKVILLDQEPEQSIGGQAHWSFGGLFFVDSPEQRRMRIKDHRDLALQDWHGTAGFDREEDAWPRRWAEAYVDFAAGEKRPWLHAQGVRFFPVVGWAERGGYDANGHGNSVPRFHITWGTGPGLVEPFERRVRAGVARGLVRLAFRHKVTGLSRTGGVLDTVTGEILEPSDAVRGAASGREGVGEFSLRAQAVIVTSGGIGGNHDLVRKQWPARLGTPPERLLSGVPAHVDGLMLGIAEDAGARHINKDRMWHYTEGIGNWDPIWNKHGIRILPGPSSLWLDATGRRLPVPLFPGFDTLGTLDHIMKTGHDHTWFVLNQRIIGKEFGLSGSEQNPDLTGKSIRQVIDRARQAVPGPVKAFMDNGADFVVERDLAALVRGMNAVTGQDLLDEATVRREVVARDREILNPFTKDLQVMSLHGARKYLGDKLIRTAAPHRILDPKAGPLVAVRLSILTRKSLGGLETDLSSRVLGASGDPLPGVYAAGEAAGFGGGGVHGYRALEGTFLGGCIFSGRAAGRAAAAAVS encoded by the coding sequence ATGACGTACGACGCAGACGTGATCGTGATCGGAGCGGGGCTCGCGGGCCTCGTCGCCACCGCCGAGCTCGTCGACGCGGGCCGCAAGGTCATCCTGCTGGACCAGGAGCCCGAGCAGTCCATCGGGGGCCAGGCGCACTGGTCCTTCGGCGGCCTCTTCTTCGTCGACTCGCCCGAACAGCGCCGCATGCGGATCAAGGACCACCGCGACCTCGCCCTCCAGGACTGGCACGGCACGGCCGGCTTCGACCGCGAGGAGGACGCCTGGCCGCGCCGCTGGGCCGAGGCCTACGTCGATTTCGCGGCCGGCGAGAAGCGGCCCTGGCTGCACGCCCAGGGGGTCCGCTTCTTCCCCGTCGTCGGCTGGGCGGAACGCGGCGGCTACGACGCCAACGGCCACGGCAACTCCGTCCCCCGCTTCCACATCACCTGGGGCACCGGCCCCGGCCTGGTCGAGCCCTTCGAGCGGCGGGTCCGCGCCGGCGTCGCCCGCGGTCTGGTCCGGTTGGCGTTCCGCCACAAGGTCACCGGCCTCTCCCGCACCGGCGGCGTCCTGGACACCGTCACGGGGGAGATCCTGGAACCCTCCGACGCCGTACGGGGCGCCGCGAGCGGCCGTGAGGGCGTCGGCGAGTTCTCCCTGCGGGCCCAGGCGGTCATCGTCACCAGCGGCGGGATCGGCGGCAACCACGACCTCGTGCGCAAGCAGTGGCCCGCTCGCCTCGGCACTCCTCCCGAGCGGCTGCTGTCCGGGGTGCCGGCGCACGTGGACGGTCTGATGCTCGGCATCGCCGAGGACGCGGGCGCCCGCCACATCAACAAGGACCGGATGTGGCACTACACCGAGGGCATCGGGAACTGGGACCCCATCTGGAACAAGCACGGCATCCGCATCCTGCCCGGGCCGTCCTCGCTGTGGCTGGACGCGACGGGCAGGCGGCTGCCCGTACCGCTCTTCCCGGGCTTCGACACGCTCGGCACCCTCGACCACATCATGAAGACGGGGCACGACCACACCTGGTTCGTACTCAACCAGCGGATCATCGGCAAGGAGTTCGGCCTCTCCGGCTCCGAACAGAACCCGGACCTGACCGGCAAGTCGATCCGCCAGGTCATCGACCGCGCCCGACAGGCGGTGCCCGGCCCGGTCAAGGCCTTCATGGACAACGGCGCCGACTTCGTGGTCGAGCGCGACCTGGCCGCCCTGGTGCGCGGCATGAACGCCGTGACCGGACAGGACCTGCTCGACGAGGCGACCGTGCGCCGCGAGGTCGTGGCCCGGGACCGCGAGATCCTCAACCCGTTCACCAAGGACCTCCAGGTGATGTCCCTCCACGGGGCGCGCAAGTACCTCGGTGACAAGCTGATCCGCACCGCGGCCCCGCACCGGATCCTGGACCCCAAGGCGGGCCCGCTGGTCGCCGTGCGGCTCTCCATCCTGACCCGCAAGTCCCTGGGAGGCCTGGAGACCGACCTCTCCTCCCGTGTCCTGGGCGCCTCCGGCGATCCGCTCCCCGGCGTGTACGCGGCGGGCGAGGCCGCCGGGTTCGGCGGCGGCGGGGTGCACGGCTACCGCGCCCTGGAGGGCACCTTCCTCGGCGGCTGCATCTTCTCCGGCCGCGCGGCGGGCCGCGCCGCCGCGGCGGCGGTGAGCTGA
- a CDS encoding NUDIX hydrolase — MSASDEVLDVVDRDDRVTGSAPRGEVYARGLLHRCVFVQVRDARGRIFVHRRTDSKLVFPSYHDMFVGGVLGTGESYPHAALREAGEELGVTSLAQPTPLFKFLYEGPGGAWWSYVHEVRCEAPVRPQESEVAWHTWLSEEELAERVADGGWSWVPDGLEAYRRLRAHRESRQ; from the coding sequence GTGAGTGCCTCCGATGAAGTACTGGACGTGGTGGACCGGGACGACCGGGTGACGGGCAGCGCCCCGCGCGGGGAGGTGTACGCCCGGGGGCTCCTCCACCGGTGTGTGTTCGTGCAGGTCAGGGATGCGCGGGGGCGGATCTTCGTGCACCGTCGGACCGACTCGAAGCTGGTGTTCCCCTCGTACCACGACATGTTCGTGGGCGGGGTGCTGGGCACCGGGGAGAGCTATCCGCACGCGGCGCTGCGCGAGGCCGGGGAGGAGTTGGGGGTGACCTCGTTGGCACAGCCGACGCCGCTGTTCAAGTTCCTGTACGAGGGGCCGGGCGGGGCCTGGTGGTCGTACGTGCACGAGGTGCGGTGCGAGGCGCCGGTGCGGCCGCAGGAGTCGGAGGTGGCCTGGCACACCTGGCTGTCCGAGGAGGAACTGGCGGAGCGGGTGGCGGACGGCGGGTGGTCGTGGGTGCCCGACGGACTGGAGGCGTACCGACGGCTGCGCGCGCACCGGGAGTCCCGCCAGTAG
- a CDS encoding YidH family protein, which produces MIDFVKDVRLWFAPERLRDEGETPDYRFSLANERTFLAWIRTALALVGGGFAVDQFLPDLRWGVRVGMALALLAVGAACALRAVNHWTRCERAMRRGEDLPLSRFPVVLSLGVGLVAVAMMAVVLLGWTAPR; this is translated from the coding sequence GTGATCGACTTCGTCAAGGACGTGCGCCTCTGGTTCGCACCCGAGAGGCTGAGGGACGAGGGCGAGACCCCCGACTACCGGTTCTCGCTCGCCAACGAGCGGACCTTCCTGGCCTGGATCCGCACCGCGCTGGCACTGGTCGGCGGCGGATTCGCGGTGGACCAGTTCCTGCCGGACCTGCGGTGGGGCGTACGGGTCGGGATGGCCCTCGCGCTCCTGGCGGTGGGCGCGGCCTGCGCCCTGCGGGCGGTGAACCACTGGACGCGGTGCGAGCGGGCGATGCGGCGGGGCGAGGACCTGCCGCTGTCGCGGTTCCCGGTCGTGCTCAGCCTGGGGGTCGGTCTGGTGGCCGTGGCGATGATGGCGGTCGTCCTGTTGGGCTGGACGGCCCCGCGGTGA
- a CDS encoding DUF202 domain-containing protein has product MSGPGPSPAEGRDAGLQPERTRLAWRRTTLACSVTAVLALRQALRGSGSPVEVAGAAVIVLLWLVFLGVAHRRIRALAAHRPPRLAPRAAAGATLCTLALAAFAVAVIL; this is encoded by the coding sequence GTGAGCGGACCGGGTCCGAGCCCGGCCGAGGGCCGCGACGCCGGGCTCCAGCCGGAGCGGACCCGGCTCGCGTGGCGGCGTACGACGCTGGCGTGCTCGGTGACTGCGGTCCTGGCACTGCGCCAGGCACTGCGCGGATCCGGATCCCCGGTGGAGGTGGCCGGGGCGGCGGTGATCGTGCTGTTGTGGCTGGTGTTCCTGGGGGTGGCGCACCGACGGATCCGCGCGTTGGCGGCGCACCGTCCGCCGCGGTTGGCGCCGCGCGCGGCGGCGGGGGCGACGCTGTGCACGTTGGCGCTGGCGGCCTTCGCGGTCGCGGTGATCCTCTGA
- a CDS encoding MBL fold metallo-hydrolase has protein sequence MTVEEPYLVQPATGVHAYVQPDGGWCLNNAGFVSDGGRTLLVDTAATRRRALALREAVAATGVPMPRTVVNTHHHGDHTYGNEVFAPEALILGHDNARAEQLAAGHQLEMIWPTTDFGDVAITPPDLTYNDRATLHVGDIEVRVIHPGVAHTTGDSLVWLPGQRVVFTGDLVFSGGTPFLAMGSLSGSLRAMELLRSLDAETVVPGHGPLTDPSAYEATERYLRHVAELALEGRAKGLTPLETALGADLGEFAAWRESERLVANLHRAYAELSGEPEGAPLDIVAVLRDMTVMNGGTPILCHA, from the coding sequence ATGACCGTCGAAGAGCCGTACCTCGTCCAGCCCGCCACCGGCGTCCACGCGTACGTCCAACCGGACGGGGGCTGGTGCCTGAACAACGCCGGCTTCGTGAGCGACGGCGGCCGGACCCTCCTCGTCGACACCGCGGCCACCCGACGCCGGGCCCTGGCCCTGCGGGAGGCCGTCGCCGCGACCGGGGTACCGATGCCGCGCACGGTCGTGAACACCCACCACCACGGCGACCACACCTACGGCAACGAGGTCTTCGCCCCGGAGGCGCTGATCCTCGGCCACGACAACGCGCGGGCCGAGCAGCTCGCCGCCGGGCACCAGTTGGAGATGATCTGGCCGACGACCGACTTCGGGGACGTCGCGATCACACCTCCCGACCTCACGTACAACGATCGGGCGACCCTGCACGTGGGCGACATCGAGGTACGGGTCATCCACCCGGGCGTCGCCCACACCACCGGAGACTCGCTCGTGTGGCTGCCCGGACAGCGGGTGGTGTTCACCGGCGACCTGGTCTTCTCGGGCGGCACGCCGTTCCTCGCGATGGGCTCGCTCTCCGGCTCGTTGCGGGCCATGGAACTGCTGCGCTCCCTCGACGCGGAGACCGTCGTCCCGGGTCACGGGCCGCTGACCGACCCCTCCGCGTACGAGGCCACCGAACGGTACCTGCGTCACGTCGCCGAACTCGCGCTGGAGGGGCGCGCGAAGGGGCTGACCCCGCTGGAGACCGCGCTCGGGGCGGACCTGGGCGAGTTCGCGGCCTGGCGGGAGAGCGAGCGACTGGTGGCGAACCTGCACCGGGCGTACGCGGAACTGTCCGGGGAGCCCGAGGGCGCCCCGCTGGACATCGTGGCCGTGCTCCGGGACATGACGGTGATGAACGGCGGCACCCCGATCCTCTGCCACGCCTGA
- a CDS encoding phosphotransferase family protein, whose translation MTPAPEPTPTGPPGLDPERLRGHLDAALPGLVAGPLTGRLIEGGRSNLTYAVTDGSARWVVRRPPLGHVLATAHDMRREYRVIAALHGTAVPVPEPVLLCEDESVLGAPFYVMEHVDGVPYRTAEQLSALGPDRTRRAVLGLVDTLVDLHAVDPDAVGLGDFGRPEGFLDRQLRRWGKQLAASRGRELAGIDELHGALGRSLPDSPAPTVVHGDFRLDNVLIGGPDDTIRAVLDWEMSTLGDPLTDLGLLVMYSSDLGLTASPVSTTSGAPGHPSPAELVERYAARSGRDTSAIAWYTAFAWFKLAVILEGIHYRFTLGQTVGTGFDRIGELVPIFIEHGLHTLQEG comes from the coding sequence ATGACCCCAGCGCCAGAACCGACCCCGACCGGCCCGCCGGGCCTCGATCCGGAGCGGCTGCGCGGCCATCTCGACGCCGCGCTGCCCGGTCTCGTGGCCGGGCCGCTCACCGGCCGCCTCATCGAGGGAGGCCGCTCGAACCTCACGTACGCGGTCACCGACGGGTCCGCCCGCTGGGTGGTGCGCCGGCCGCCGCTCGGCCACGTGCTGGCGACCGCCCACGACATGCGGCGCGAGTACCGCGTGATCGCGGCCCTGCACGGCACGGCCGTACCGGTGCCCGAGCCGGTGCTCCTGTGCGAGGACGAGTCGGTGCTGGGCGCGCCGTTCTACGTGATGGAGCACGTGGACGGGGTCCCGTACCGGACGGCCGAGCAGTTGTCCGCGCTCGGCCCCGACCGCACCCGACGGGCCGTGCTCGGCCTGGTGGACACCCTGGTCGACCTGCACGCCGTGGACCCGGACGCCGTGGGGCTGGGTGACTTCGGCCGCCCCGAGGGCTTCCTCGACCGGCAGTTGCGCCGGTGGGGCAAGCAGCTCGCGGCCTCCCGCGGCCGGGAACTCGCCGGGATCGACGAACTGCACGGCGCGCTCGGCCGATCCCTGCCCGACTCCCCCGCCCCCACCGTGGTGCACGGTGACTTCCGGCTCGACAACGTCCTGATCGGCGGACCGGACGACACGATCCGGGCGGTGCTGGACTGGGAGATGTCCACGCTCGGCGATCCGCTGACCGACCTCGGGCTGCTGGTGATGTACAGCTCGGACCTGGGCCTGACCGCCTCCCCCGTGAGCACGACCAGCGGGGCACCCGGCCACCCCTCCCCCGCGGAGCTGGTCGAGCGGTACGCCGCCCGTTCGGGTCGGGACACCTCCGCCATCGCCTGGTACACCGCCTTCGCCTGGTTCAAGCTCGCGGTGATCCTCGAAGGCATCCACTACCGCTTCACGCTCGGACAGACCGTCGGAACGGGCTTCGACCGGATCGGCGAACTGGTCCCGATCTTCATCGAGCACGGTCTGCACACCCTCCAGGAAGGCTGA
- a CDS encoding acyl-CoA dehydrogenase family protein, whose translation MDFAFDSRTEELRQRLHAFMEEYVYPAEAVAAEQRARLASPWDTPAVFGELKAEARRQGLWNLFFPGERYGAGLTNLQYAPLAEITGRSPHLAPMATNCAAPDTGNMELLAQFADEEQRKRWLEPLLEGEIRSAFAMTEPDVASSDATNIETRIERSAGGDEYVVTGRKWYISGAMNPDCKIFIVMGKTDPDGADPRRQQSMILVPRDTPGVEVRRAMTVYGYADHDHGGHAEVVFHGARVPAANLIGEEGSGFAIAQARLGPGRIHHCMRLIGMAERAIELMCERASGRTAFGRELASQGVVQNWIADARVTVEQLRLLVLKTAWLMDTVGNRGAHTEIQAIKIATPRAVVGILDQAVQLHGAGGVSQDFPLAELWAAARTLRLADGPDEVHQRSLAHRELRKYAGRA comes from the coding sequence ATGGACTTCGCATTCGACTCCCGGACCGAGGAACTCCGCCAACGGCTGCACGCGTTCATGGAGGAGTACGTGTACCCGGCGGAGGCCGTCGCCGCCGAGCAGCGCGCGCGGCTGGCCTCGCCCTGGGACACCCCGGCCGTCTTCGGTGAACTGAAGGCCGAGGCGCGTCGCCAGGGCCTGTGGAACCTCTTCTTCCCCGGCGAGCGGTACGGCGCCGGGCTGACCAACCTCCAGTACGCCCCGCTCGCCGAGATCACCGGCCGCAGCCCGCACCTGGCGCCGATGGCGACGAACTGCGCCGCCCCGGACACCGGGAACATGGAGCTGCTGGCCCAGTTCGCCGACGAGGAGCAGCGCAAGCGGTGGCTGGAGCCGCTGTTGGAGGGCGAGATCCGTTCGGCGTTCGCCATGACCGAGCCCGACGTGGCCTCCTCGGACGCCACGAACATCGAGACCCGCATCGAGCGTTCCGCCGGCGGTGACGAGTACGTGGTCACGGGCCGCAAGTGGTACATCTCCGGCGCGATGAACCCGGACTGCAAGATCTTCATCGTCATGGGCAAGACCGACCCCGACGGCGCCGACCCCCGCCGCCAGCAGTCGATGATCCTGGTTCCGCGCGACACCCCGGGCGTGGAGGTCCGCCGCGCGATGACGGTGTACGGGTACGCCGACCACGACCACGGCGGGCACGCCGAGGTGGTGTTCCACGGGGCGCGGGTCCCGGCCGCGAACCTGATCGGCGAGGAGGGTTCGGGGTTCGCCATCGCCCAGGCCCGGCTCGGTCCGGGGCGGATCCACCACTGCATGCGGCTGATCGGGATGGCGGAGCGGGCCATCGAGTTGATGTGCGAGCGCGCGAGCGGACGTACCGCCTTCGGTAGGGAATTGGCCTCGCAGGGTGTCGTGCAGAACTGGATCGCGGACGCCCGGGTCACCGTCGAGCAGTTGCGGCTGCTGGTGTTGAAGACGGCCTGGCTGATGGACACGGTCGGCAACCGGGGCGCGCACACCGAGATCCAGGCGATCAAGATCGCGACGCCGCGGGCGGTCGTGGGGATCCTCGACCAGGCGGTGCAACTGCACGGCGCGGGCGGGGTCAGTCAGGACTTCCCGTTGGCCGAGTTGTGGGCGGCGGCGCGGACGCTGCGGTTGGCGGACGGTCCGGACGAGGTCCATCAGCGCTCCCTGGCTCACCGGGAGTTGAGGAAGTACGCGGGGCGGGCGTGA